TCGACGCCGGCGATGACGCCGGAGGTGCTGCCCGAGCCGTTGCAGTCGAGGACCCGCACCGGGCGGATGGTGACCTGCTTGGCGACGCCGTACGTCGTGCCGCCGACCGTGCCGGCGACGTGGGTGCCGTGCCCGTTGCAGTCGTCGGTGCCGCGACCGTCGCTGATCGCGGTGTAGCCGGAGGCCATCCGGCCGGTGAGCTCGGCGTGCGACGCGCGGACGCCGGTGTCGATGATGTAGGCCGTGACGCCCGAGCCCGTCGGCGTGTAGGTGTAGGTGCCGTTGAGGGGCAGGTTGCGCTGGTCGATCCGGTCCAGGCCCCAGGTGGCGTTGTTCTGGGTGGTGGCGATCGACACCCGCTGGTCGGCCTCGATGAAGGCGACGTTCGGGTTGCTGCGCAGCGCCTGGAGCGCGCGGTCGGGGAGCTTGGCGGAGAAGCCCTCGAGCGCGGACTGGAAGCGGGCGACGTCCGAGCCGCCGTTGCGGCGGGCGACGTCGGCGGCCTGCTGCTCCTGCGCGCCGCTGGCGCGCTCCTCCATGACGACGATGTAGCGACCGTCGATGGCCGAGGACCGCTCCTCGCCCAGCACCGGGGCCTTGCGGTCCGGGTCGGGTGACGCCGCTGCCGGTCCGGCAGTGGCGGTGAGCGTGCCGAGGGTGAGGGCGGCGGCCGCGGTGACGGCCAGGCCACGCCCGCGGCGCGCCGGTGATGACGACAGGTTCATGTCTCTCCCGAGGGATGTCGATGGCCCCGCCGAGTGCGGGGCCATCGGAACCTAGCCAGCGCCGACGAGGGTCCGCCGGAGGTTGCTGCCTCATGTTCGTGCACCGCACGAACCTGCAGGTTTAGCGCCTCAGGGCAGCGGCTGGCCCTTCATCAGCGCCGACCTGTAGACCGAGGAGATCACCACGCCGTCCAGCCAGCGGGTCAGCCGCTGGGCCTCCGCGTCGAGCAGGCCGCGGGCGTCGGCACCGACGTCCTCGCGAAGGAACACCTCCACCGCACCCGCGTCGTCCTGGACCCAGCACCCCACGATGCGGCCGTCCACCCAGGCGGTGGAGCCGCCGTTGCCGTTGCTGTCGAAGAGGTACGGCGTGTGTGCCGGGTCCAGGTAGAACTCGCGGTCACGCCACCCCATCGTGGTGGGGTCGAGCACCGGCAGCAGCGCCGCCCAGGGCGCGACCGTCGGTTCCGGGTCGAGGTCGTCGGGCAGCAGGTAGCCCGTCCGCCCACCGTCCAGGGCGACCTCGACGGCACCGACGTCGCCGAGGGCGCGGCGGACCGCGCCCTTGGTCGCGCCGAGCCACCACACCAGGTCCGCCTCGGTGCCGGGACCGAACCGGGACAGCCACCGGCGTACGAGCTCGGCGTAGCCCTTCTCCTCGGGCCACGGCTCCGGCGCCTCGCCGAGCCAGGCCTCCATCCGGGCCCAGGTCGGGCGCGAGGTCCGCCAGTGGCCGTCGTTGTGCGTCCGCACCAGGTCACCGCGCGCGCCCAGGAGCGTCAGCACCCGGGGTGCGAACGGCGTCGCGAAGGACCACTTCTTGCCGTCCACGGCCCGGCTGCGACCGGCCAGCTCCGGCACCTCCTCGCGCAGCCGCGTGGCCGACATCGACGAGCCGTCGGACAGCCGTTCCAGCACGGCACGCTCCGCCGCGACCAACCACGCCTCGCCGTCCTCGGTGACGCCCGCACGGACCAGCTCCTTGACCAGCAGCCGGCGCTGCTGCTCGGCCACCCGGGCCGACGCGCTGCCGAGCGCGGC
The genomic region above belongs to Nocardioides coralli and contains:
- a CDS encoding winged helix DNA-binding domain-containing protein, with amino-acid sequence MRHVPDTERRARLARRHAVAPAHRVAGPVAATEAMVVLHATEPFGPYLSIAARTEDPGPDDVAAALYTDRTLVRQLAMRRTLFVFPRDLLPAALGSASARVAEQQRRLLVKELVRAGVTEDGEAWLVAAERAVLERLSDGSSMSATRLREEVPELAGRSRAVDGKKWSFATPFAPRVLTLLGARGDLVRTHNDGHWRTSRPTWARMEAWLGEAPEPWPEEKGYAELVRRWLSRFGPGTEADLVWWLGATKGAVRRALGDVGAVEVALDGGRTGYLLPDDLDPEPTVAPWAALLPVLDPTTMGWRDREFYLDPAHTPYLFDSNGNGGSTAWVDGRIVGCWVQDDAGAVEVFLREDVGADARGLLDAEAQRLTRWLDGVVISSVYRSALMKGQPLP